The following proteins come from a genomic window of Dreissena polymorpha isolate Duluth1 chromosome 1, UMN_Dpol_1.0, whole genome shotgun sequence:
- the LOC127836857 gene encoding uncharacterized protein LOC127836857, producing MIRDTNGDIFSAHTVYTMLIKFLYDRLLDEVKKSGLLEKDIQYVITVPDSEMKAREFVRKAALSAGICTERLALALETEAAAIWCQAVATDTHLDNRCMVVDISGQDVELSVDGCSHVGKITCEWDMNRLILKFLNKAFTKDVMGEFQTTALDDFFDFTRHKS from the exons ATGATACGGGATACAAACGGGGACATTTTCTCAGCACATACCGTGTACACAATGTTAATCAAGTTCCTCTATGACCGACTTCTAGACGAAGTCAAGAAGTCAGGATTACTTGAAAAAGACATCCAGTACGTTATAACCGTCCCTGACTCGGAAATGAAAGCTAGAGAATTTGTTCGGAAAGCTGCGTTATC AGCTGGCATATGTACCGAAAGATTGGCTCTTGCTCTGGAAACGGAGGCGGCAGCTATTTGGTGTCAGGCGGTTGCAACTGACACACATTTAGATAACAGATGTATGGTTGTCGACATAAGTG GGCAAGATGTAGAATTATCGGTCGATGGATGTTCACATGTTGGAAAAATCACTTGCGAGTGGGATATGAATCGCcttattttaaaatttcttaaTAAAGCATTTACGAAAGATGTGATGGGAGAGTTCCAAACGACAGCATTGGATGACTTCTTTGATTTTACCCGACACAAAAGCTGA